A genomic window from Desulfovibrio sp. X2 includes:
- a CDS encoding DUF1980 domain-containing protein has translation MRNLLRLSALLEGLVLVALGLFIVHLARSGGYWKFLNPKFMPLSLAAAGLLLVFGLAAGLRRPRRANFLRVAVFGAFLVVCWYGGRDAFTPTAPPPARAATSVAAPVPSDHAQTSEETSAQAAPAPVWDEGGATPPTSGSAFSGVTAPHGEAAEPSRLTLGGKEYVKINLAELFFLCRDHPDEALAGRYVLRGSTIQAGELTRHHEFGVFRVSVWCCLADAVAVGLRVAGAPPAGLAPGEWVRVYGHLERKPAAKDLEKLHVRGVFSTIVDTNFVFVPERIDPIPDEEASGAPYIFEWRDHEPYAY, from the coding sequence GTGAGGAACCTCCTCCGTCTCTCCGCCCTGCTCGAGGGCCTCGTTCTCGTCGCCCTCGGCCTGTTCATCGTCCATCTGGCGCGAAGCGGCGGCTACTGGAAGTTCCTGAATCCCAAGTTCATGCCGCTCTCCCTGGCCGCGGCCGGGCTGCTGCTCGTCTTCGGCCTGGCCGCCGGGCTGCGCCGCCCCCGTCGCGCGAACTTCCTGCGCGTCGCGGTCTTCGGGGCCTTCCTCGTCGTCTGCTGGTACGGCGGCCGGGACGCCTTCACGCCCACGGCGCCGCCTCCGGCGCGCGCCGCTACGTCCGTTGCGGCGCCTGTCCCGTCGGACCATGCCCAGACTTCCGAAGAGACTTCAGCCCAGGCCGCGCCCGCCCCGGTCTGGGACGAGGGCGGGGCCACGCCGCCCACCTCGGGCTCGGCCTTCTCGGGTGTCACGGCGCCGCACGGGGAGGCGGCCGAGCCCTCGCGCCTGACCCTGGGCGGCAAGGAATACGTGAAGATCAACCTGGCGGAGTTGTTCTTTCTCTGCCGCGACCATCCGGACGAGGCCCTGGCCGGGCGCTACGTGCTGCGCGGCAGCACGATCCAGGCGGGCGAGCTCACGCGGCATCACGAGTTCGGGGTCTTCAGGGTCTCGGTCTGGTGCTGTCTGGCGGACGCCGTGGCCGTCGGCTTGCGCGTGGCAGGGGCGCCGCCCGCCGGGCTCGCGCCGGGCGAGTGGGTGCGCGTCTACGGTCATCTGGAGAGGAAGCCCGCGGCCAAGGACCTGGAAAAGCTGCACGTCAGAGGGGTCTTTTCCACGATCGTGGACACGAACTTCGTCTTCGTCCCGGAACGCATCGACCCCATCCCGGACGAGGAGGCCTCGGGCGCGCCCTACATCTTCGAGTGGCGCGACCACGAGCCCTACGCCTACTAG
- a CDS encoding permease, with product MSIFSPENMGIFSTTCTAIVLEALPFLLLGSLVSGLFEVFVPGGRVERLIPRGTATGILAGIAMGVLLPTCECGVVPIVRRLLRKGFPAHAAFAYLLAAPVVNPVVLVATYVAFRGNLWMVGGRVAVVCLAAGVVGWIVSGSDPAELVRPDAEAEGCGCGHGHDHALVHDGAQAAAKAAPVPRPPLLPAMAEVQALAATGLRRPEEKARGDGHGLGARLAAAAAHMAEDFLSAGQYLVLGAMAAAAFKTFLPPSAIAPFEANVFLAVGAMIVLAVLLSVCSEADAFVAASFVSFPAASKLAFVTLGPIFDLKLLFMFSGTFKRRVVLMLAVIPALLVFVVCALLGVALNHGIGQGVSHTFLQGVGL from the coding sequence ATGAGCATCTTCTCCCCGGAAAACATGGGGATATTCTCCACCACCTGCACGGCCATCGTGCTCGAGGCGCTGCCCTTCCTGCTGCTGGGCTCGCTCGTCTCCGGGCTCTTCGAGGTCTTCGTCCCGGGCGGGCGGGTGGAGCGCCTGATCCCGCGCGGCACGGCCACGGGCATCCTGGCGGGCATCGCCATGGGCGTGCTCCTGCCGACCTGCGAGTGCGGCGTGGTGCCCATCGTGCGCCGCCTGCTGCGCAAGGGCTTCCCGGCGCACGCGGCCTTCGCCTATCTCCTGGCCGCGCCCGTGGTCAATCCGGTGGTCCTCGTGGCCACCTACGTGGCCTTCCGCGGCAACCTCTGGATGGTCGGCGGCCGCGTGGCCGTGGTCTGCCTGGCCGCCGGAGTGGTCGGCTGGATCGTGTCAGGAAGCGACCCCGCCGAACTGGTGCGGCCGGACGCCGAGGCCGAGGGCTGCGGCTGCGGGCACGGCCATGACCATGCCCTCGTCCACGACGGCGCTCAGGCCGCGGCCAAGGCCGCCCCAGTGCCGCGGCCGCCGCTGCTGCCCGCCATGGCCGAGGTCCAGGCCCTGGCCGCGACAGGGCTGCGCCGTCCGGAGGAGAAGGCGCGGGGCGACGGGCACGGGCTCGGCGCGCGCCTCGCCGCGGCCGCCGCGCACATGGCCGAGGACTTCCTCTCGGCCGGGCAGTATCTCGTGCTCGGCGCCATGGCCGCAGCGGCCTTCAAGACCTTCCTGCCGCCCTCGGCCATAGCCCCCTTCGAGGCCAACGTCTTCCTGGCCGTGGGCGCGATGATCGTCCTGGCCGTGCTGCTCTCGGTCTGCTCCGAGGCCGACGCCTTCGTGGCCGCCTCGTTCGTCAGCTTCCCTGCGGCTTCCAAGCTCGCCTTCGTCACGCTCGGGCCGATCTTCGACCTGAAGCTCCTCTTCATGTTCTCCGGGACGTTCAAGAGGCGCGTGGTGCTCATGCTGGCCGTGATCCCGGCGCTGCTCGTCTTCGTGGTCTGCGCGCTGCTCGGGGTGGCCCTGAACCACGGGATAGGGCAGGGCGTGAGCCACACCTTCCTGCAGGGGGTGGGACTGTGA
- a CDS encoding Fur family transcriptional regulator, giving the protein MNTNDPTGLDRLQQLFDRLGQRLTPQKEAVWRLFAASSQGYTLPEACRALRGEKIGQATVYRVVNLLREHGLLRYVHAADGEHRYLAGGPGHSHYLVCRSCGKACEVTDCDLSVLEKLLSVQTGFCVEGHHLEFFGLCPQCGPLPDLRRAPHSG; this is encoded by the coding sequence ATGAACACGAACGACCCCACCGGCCTTGACCGGCTGCAGCAACTCTTCGACCGCCTCGGCCAGCGCCTGACCCCCCAGAAGGAGGCGGTCTGGCGGCTCTTCGCCGCGTCGTCGCAGGGCTACACCCTGCCCGAGGCCTGCCGCGCCCTGCGCGGCGAAAAGATCGGCCAGGCCACGGTCTACCGCGTGGTCAACCTGCTGCGCGAGCACGGACTCCTGCGCTACGTGCACGCGGCCGACGGCGAGCACCGCTACCTGGCCGGGGGCCCGGGCCATTCGCACTACCTGGTCTGCCGCTCCTGCGGCAAGGCATGCGAGGTCACGGACTGCGACCTCTCGGTCCTGGAAAAGCTCCTCTCCGTGCAGACCGGCTTCTGCGTGGAGGGGCACCACCTGGAATTCTTCGGGCTCTGCCCGCAGTGCGGCCCCCTGCCCGACCTGCGCCGCGCCCCGCACAGCGGCTGA
- a CDS encoding metal ABC transporter ATP-binding protein, with product MPHFIHVHDLTVGYNGHPAVHHLSGTFEAGSLTAVTGPNGSGKSTLLKAIVGLLRPLGGHVDRDGLTSREMAYLPQQAEIDRTFPITVLDMVALGHWQTTGLFGRVSRAQWRAAHEALETVGLSGFERRPIGSLSAGQFQRVLFGRLLLQDAPLVILDEPFTAMDAATTAVLLRLVLTWHEQGRTVMAVVHDLAQVRDHFPRTLLLARDPVAWGPTAEVLTEENLARANGMAEAWDENAEVCREVPA from the coding sequence ATGCCGCACTTCATCCACGTCCACGACCTGACCGTCGGCTACAACGGCCACCCCGCCGTGCACCACCTCTCCGGCACCTTCGAGGCGGGCTCGCTGACCGCCGTGACCGGGCCCAACGGCTCGGGCAAGTCCACGCTGCTGAAGGCCATCGTCGGCCTGCTGCGCCCCCTGGGCGGCCACGTGGACCGCGACGGGCTGACCAGCCGCGAGATGGCCTACCTGCCCCAGCAGGCCGAGATCGACCGCACCTTTCCCATCACCGTGCTGGACATGGTGGCCCTGGGCCACTGGCAGACCACCGGGCTCTTCGGCCGCGTGAGCCGCGCGCAGTGGCGCGCCGCGCACGAGGCGCTCGAGACCGTGGGGCTCTCCGGCTTCGAGCGCCGCCCCATCGGCAGCCTCTCGGCCGGGCAGTTCCAGCGCGTGCTCTTCGGCCGCCTGCTCCTGCAGGACGCGCCCCTGGTCATCCTGGACGAGCCCTTCACGGCCATGGACGCCGCGACCACCGCGGTGCTCCTGCGCCTGGTGCTCACCTGGCACGAGCAGGGCCGCACGGTCATGGCCGTGGTCCACGACCTGGCCCAGGTGCGCGACCATTTTCCCCGGACCCTGCTCCTGGCCCGCGATCCCGTGGCCTGGGGCCCCACGGCCGAGGTCCTGACGGAGGAGAACCTGGCGCGCGCGAACGGCATGGCCGAGGCCTGGGACGAAAACGCCGAGGTCTGCCGGGAGGTGCCCGCATGA